TCTTATTAAGCAAGTTTACCAAGTAAACCCATTACAAAAGCCATAACAAACAATGCTACTGTTTCAATAATACCCAAAACGACAATATAATTACCAAAACCTTTGCCTGTTTCACCCATAGCATCAGCTGCAACTGCTCCGGCTTTACCCTGCATATAAGCTGAAAGCCCCATAGCAATACCGCAAAAAATACCAACACCCCAGAGATAATTTCCCTTGAGGGCAAGCTCTGCCATTTTGTTCATAACTATCATGCCGTATATCGTCTGGGTCAGAGGAGCTCCTACAAAAGCTACTAACATAAAAGAAGCGGCTTTATTCTGAGCAAAAGCCTTTTTCCATGCCCCTGCCGCTGCCATACCGGCAACGCCTGTCCCGAGAGCTGAACCCATAGCTGAAAAAGCCAAGACAGCTGCTAAACCTAAATCTTTGAATTGAGACAAAATGTTTGCTTCCATATTATTTCTCCTTTATTTTAAAATTCCCGGTTCTTCCCGGAAAGGACTATAGCTGAAACCGCTCCATTTAATATCTAAATGGCTGCAGAATTCCAAAACATTCAATCTTACGCCATGGACTAGTATAGACATCGGGCCTAATACAATATTAAGAACGTGGCCTACCAATATAATCAAAACCGTTAATATTCCGGAAAGGAAACTTCCGAATCCTATACCCATTGCCATTTTATTAAAAGAATCAGCAACAGCAACAGTTGCCAGGCCTACGGCAAAAAGACGGATATAAGAAACTATGTCCGTAAAGTTATTTATCAGGTTTAATAATAAATTTCCAAGCCCGGATGCGATGCTTTTTAATATATTCTTCTGTGGATTAGAGAATAAAATTACCAGCGCACAACCTGCGATTATCATCCATTTCACAAAACCGGGGAAAACTTCTGCTAAAATAAGCAATTTTGCCAGGAAAAACGCTGACCACAATATTAGAATCCAGCCTATATCAGCCAGCATGCTCAGAGAAGGCGCTTTTACTGCCGCCCGCCAGGCATGGGCTATGCTTAAGTGCACAGCTCCTAAAAGAAAACAAAAAGCCTGGACGTTTTTATCTTCCCTTAAAGCCGGCAGCAAAGGCTTGATAGCTTGCGTAAGCCATTCCTGGCCAAAAAACGTACCGGTCAAAACACCCCAGATAATAGCACATAAGCTCAAAATATAAAATAAAATAAAAAGCGACGCGTTTGTTTTATGCGCGAATTTCCTGTTAAAAATAACGGTGATAATAAAAAATACCAGCCCGTATCCCGCATCTCCGATAAGCATACCAAAGAATATGGAAAAAAATACCAGGAACCACATACTGATATCCAGTTCCCTATACCCGGGGATAACTTCAACAACCTTAAATAAAGGGCTTATAATCGAAACCCATCTTGGATTACGTATCAAAGTAGGGACCATATCATCTTGGCCCGGGTCTTTTATCATCAAGCCCCATTTTTCTTGCCTGCTTAAATTATACAGATTGGATTCAGCATCATAAGGAAGATAACCGCTTAGATACATAATATCTCCGTCCTGCCCCATGCCTCTAAGAGTATTATGAAATTCCAAATCCCTCTCTATTGCAGACCTTACAGCTTTTAATTTATCTATATAAACAGAATATCTGCAAATATCATCCTTGATAATGCTCATCAAGCGACCGTCTTCGTATAGCCGCTTCTGCATTTTGCTTAACCCCATTGATGGCAGAGCTAACTCTTTAAAAGGTATTTCTGCTTTTCTGCCTTTACTTATGACTATGCAATTAATTAAACCTCCGGTTACAGATACTTTTTTCAATATGAACTCTTGGCTATTTATCGACTCAAACTCTTTGGCCGGTATTTGATACAGGCTTACAAAAATACCGGAGTTTGACAAAAGTTTAATTTCTTCAGGATCAAAATCGCCCCATAGCTGCCATTGTGTTATTCTATTCTTTAAGTGGTGAGAATATTCCTCCAGCTGTTCAAGCCTGTTATTTAAGTCGATTATATGTTTTACAAGAAAACGCCAATCCTGATCAAATTTTGGTTTGCCGGGCGAACAAACTTTAGAGAATTCCGGACTCGATAATATTGCCAATACACTGTTCACAGAGAGAATATCGTCGTTTAACCCCTGTATCTCTTGCCCGTGGGGAACCTGCTGATGCTCAATATGCACCGCCCCAAGCTTTCTTAAGTGCAGTGTGGCGCTGGATGCATCTTTTGACTGCACAAAAACAAATATTTTTTTCATCGGGACAATCATGCGGCAACCTCGGATAAAATCAGGTTTTCTATTTTACGTTTGGCCATTTTGCTCCTGCCAACTGCATTTGTCATTTGGTCCCCAAGATATATCTTAATCAATCTTATTGCCTCTTCTGATTCGGGTATCTTAACTTTCTCAAAGAGATTAACCCTTTGGGTCGTCACACGCAATTCGTGCTTTAGTATATTTATGCCTTTATCAATAATGTTGATTTCTGCCTGGAGAGAAATCAATTCCTTAAGCGCCTCAATTGCATTATCTACCCATAAAGGTGTCGTGAAAAGATCATATTCCGTCTCTTTAAATTCAGCCTTTTCAAAAACCGGGATATCTACACCTGCTATATTATGTATGGAGGTCACGGTTTTTTCGAAAGCGAATAGCTCTTTTATGTTTACCTGTGGTTCGGCCAAAAGCCCTGCCCAGACAAATATGCTCTTAAGCTTCTTCTCCCTGTGTTTATCAGCCTGGTCTTTTAAGGATAGCTGGCGCAATATTTCCATCTGCAGCTGTTGCTTCTTTAGCTGTAACGTGGGCAGATATCTTTCGTATTGCCTTAGAGCATCTCTTTGCCTCTTTAATTCCCCTTTAGTAAGCTTTATCTTCCCCATATTTATGAACTATGAACCTCGAGCTATGAACTATTTCGGCCAATACTGTTCTATCACAGACTGTTTTATGCCGGTCTCTTCCGGGGTAAAACAAGCTGATAGTATCTGCCAACCCTTATCCAAAGCCTTCTCAAGAGGGATATTGACCTCTAGAGACATCATTTCCTTCTCAAATAAATCACCGTATTTTAAAAGTTTATTATCCCAGCCACTCATCTGGAAACCCATAGCCCGTTTCTCAAGCGCCTCACGGTAGCTGGCAAAAAGCTGAATCATTGTATCCATTATCGTCCTATGATCAGGGCGCGTCTTGCCATTGACCTGCTGTTTAAGGCGACTTAAAGAACCGAAAGGCTCGATTACTCTATTCTTTAAATAAAACTGGCCTTCGGTAATATATCCTGTGTTATCAGGGACAGGATGCGTGACATCATCGCCAGGCATAGTAGTCACGGCAAGTATAGTTATTGAGCCTGCCGTATCAAAATCAACGGCCTTTTCATATCTTGCCGCCAGTTGACTATACAGGTCTCCTGGGTAACCGCGGTTAGAAGGCACCTGTTCCATCGTAATCGAAATTTCTTTAAGTGCATCCGCAAAATTAGTCATATCAGTCAGTAAAACCAAGACTCTCTTGCCTGAAAGAGCAAATTGCTCAGCTACTGCCAGGCTTATATCCGGGACCAATAAGCATTCTACGGTAGGGTCTGCTGCAGTATGTATAAAAAATATTGAGCGCGATAGAGCTCCCTGTTCCTGCAGTTTATCTCTGAAAAATAAATAACTATCAAATTTTAAACCCATACCCCCGAGAATTATTATATCGACCTCCGCCTGTACTGCTATCCTGGCAAGAAGCTCATTATAGGGTTCTCCGGCAATTGAAAATATGGGCAGCTTCTGAGATTCAACAAGAGAGTTGAATACATCAATCATGGGGATACCGGTACGGATCATCTTATTCGGGATAATCCTTTTTACCGGGTTTACTGAAGGGCTGCCTATTTCAACCTGGTTATCGCCAAGTGCGGGCCCTTTATCCAGGGGCTGGCCGCTTCCATTAAAAATTCTTCCCAAAAGCGCATCGCCGCTTGTTATACGCATTGGATGGCCGAAAAACCTCACTTTATCTCCCGTAGATATTCCTTTGCTTCCGGCAAAAACCTGCAGATACACTTTATTGTTGTCGATCCTTATTACCTGCGCAAGTGATATCCCGTATCTGGTGGTAACTTCGGCGATTTCCATATAACCAACATTATCGGCCTCAACAGTAATAACATCCCCTGATATTTGTATAATATTTGTATGTACTTTACGCATTGGTTTTATCTTTCTCTTTCCTATCTAAACTCGCCTCATTTAATAACTCTTCGATTTCTGCCTGTGTCCTTTTAAAGCCCTCGGATTGCCAGCTGGCAGAATTCCAGGTTTTGAATTTTTGCCTAAGCTTATGGAAAAACTGCAAAGCATTATCTTTGTCGGCAAACCTAATTTCTCTTTCAAGTATATTATTATAAATAAATTCAAATATGAACTTCTGCCTTTCGGTGATAGTCGCTTCATCCACCTCATCAAAAGCATTTTGTTGCAGGTAAACAAAATCAAAAAAATCTCCTTTTAGGTAATCTATATAATCAGCCACAGACGTCCCTTCTTCTCCGATAACTTTCATCATTTGCGATACATCGTTACTTTTACGTAATATAGCATGGCCTTTTTTATTATGTTTTTCATTGATAAAGCTTGGGTATTTGCTCCAGCTTATCAGGGGATCGATAGAAGGGTACTTCCTGGCGTTAGAACGCTCGCGCGATAAACCGTGAAAAGCGCCTACGACCTTTAATGTCGCCTGAGTAACCGGCTCTTCAAAATTTCCTCCTGCAGGACTGACTGTCCCGCCTATGGTTACAGATCCGAGGGAGCCGTCATTAAGCCTGACAAAGCCTGCCCTTTCGTAAAAAGAAGCTATCCTGGACTCAAGATACGCAGGAAACGCCTCTTCTCCGGGGATCTCCTCTAATCTTCCGGACATCTCGCGCATTGCCTGAGCCCATCTGGAAGTAGAATCAGCTAACAGTAAAACGTTTAAGCCCATCTGACGGTAATATTCAGCTATTGTGGCTGCGGTATAAACACTTGACTCTCTTGCAGCAACAGGCATAGAGCTGGTGTTGCAAATAATCACTGTTCTTTCCATCAATGGCCTGGAAGTCTTTGGGTCGATCAACTCAGGAAAAGTCTTTAGCGTTTCTACTACTTCGCCGGCCCTCTCTCCGCATGCAGCTATAATTACAACATCAACCTCAGCATGTCTGCTGGTCAGCTGTTGGAGAACGGTCTTGCCCGCACCAAAAGGCCCGGGGATGCAATAAGTACCTCCTTTGGCTACCGGAAATAAAGAATCAATTATCCTCATTTTAGTTATAAGTGGTTCCTCCGGCTTCAATTTCTCGGCATAAGCTTTTATAGGCACCTTAACCGGCCAGGTCTGCTTGAGAAAAACTTCGTGTGTATTGCCGTTTGAATCTTTTATAGAAGCAATGCTATCTTTAAGGCTGTAACTCCCCGGGCTTGATATTCTTTCTACCTCAAAAATACCGGATAAACCAAAAGGAACCATTACAAAATGCTTAAAGATATTCTCTGTAACAAAACCTATTTTATCTCCTGCGCGTACCTTGGCTTTTTCTTTAACCAAGGGCTGAAAATCCCATTTTGAATCAGGGTTAAGAGGCTGCAGATAAACTCCGCGCTTAAGAAAAAATCCGCACTCTTTTGCCAGTTCGGGAAGTGGGTTTTGCAGGCCATCGAATATCTGGCCCAGCAATCCCGGCCCGAGTTCAACCGAAAGCAGCTCGCCGGTGAATTCAGCTACTTCTCCGACCTTTAAATCAACAGTATTCTCATAAACCTGAGTTTCAGCGAGCTTGCCGCGCACCCTAATTACCTCTGCCTTTAACCTTTGGTCGCCATGTATAATATAAGCTACTTCATTCTGTATCACAAAACTTTCCGCTTCCACAGTAACCATGTTGCCGTTTATCTTGACGATTTTGCCTGCCCTTAAAGAACTCATTTTTGCTATTCTCTCCTATCCATCCAGCCTTTATTTATTTCAGATATGCTCTTTAGAGCGCTCTCTTTATTAACTTGTCCGATATGATCCCAGCGATTTAATATTAGAAGCTTATACGCATAAACAATAAGTACATCAATATCAAAATAATGCCCTTGCGCCAATCCTTCCAAATACCGCCATTTTTCGTTATCTAAAGCCCTTTCAGCCTCAATCAGAGAAGGTATCCTGTGGATATTCATAGCAATATGCGCAAGCTCAACATCATATTCTAAATCTGGCCGCAAATATTTATCCGCTGGCACATGCTTACGGCTTGCCCGTATCTTTACCAACTCATTTCTTAATCCATTATTAAATCTGTACCAATATTTTATTGTGGGCTGCGTTAATGAATAGGCTTCTTCCTTTTCACTAAAGATACTTTTTATTATTTCCAAATCGCCTGAGCCTATCATTTCGGAACACAACCCAATGAATTTTTCAGGGGTAAACGGTGCTCGCATCCCAAATTGCAGCAAGGGTAAGCTCGAGATTAAATATATATAATAACTTGGCATTATCCCTTCTTGGAAGCTATCGGCTCTAGAATTTCTTTTAATTTCGGCTTAATTTGCGAACCAATAAATTCTGCTAAAGCTTTATCAGTAAAATCAAAATGTGATTTACCCGAATCAAAGCTTATTATGAACCCTGCTGATATCTCCTGAGATTGTTTAAGGACTATCTCTCTTTTGGCCTCATTTTTAAGTTTAGCCAAGAAAGTATCACTTAGCTTCTCTATATCGGCCTTGCTCACAGATATTATTATGTCCTCCTTGGAAGACTTATTGCAACCTTTTATTATGCTGTTCATCATATTACCTAATTCTTGGGGAGTTAAGGCTTCCTTAACCTGTAAATCAATAATCCTATCCAGGATATTATTAACCTCTCTCTTTAAGGTAATAATAAAATCTCTTCCTGCCTGGGAGAGCATGGCTTTACTGCTTTCTTCTTCCCTGGCAATATTATCTTTTGCCTGCTTGATAAGCCGCTCAGCTTCCTTCCTGGCTTCTGCAACAATACCGCTCGCTTTTAAGGCTGCCTCTTCTTCTATCTTTCTTGCCTTATCCTGGGCAGCCTTTATCCCTTCTTCCTGTATTTTCTGTATCAAACCTTTGATATCTTCCGGCATATTCCTCCCGCCTCTCTAATTAAGTTCTTTTAATAGCCGTTTAGCCATATCTAATGGATTCTCTGCTTTTAGAATCGGCCGGCCTACAACTATATAATTACTTCCTGCTTTTCGTGCTTGGCTTGCTGTAGCCACCCTCTTTTGATCATTAGCAGATACGCCTTCAGGCCTTATCCCCGGGGTAACTATAAGAAAAACCCTTTTGATATTTTCCCTTAAGAAAGCTGCTTCCCTGGCAGAACAAACAACGCCATCCAGGCCGCTTTCAATGCCAATTTTCGCTAAGGCTAAAACGCCGCTTAATTTAGTGTCCTTGCTGGTCAGAACCGTAACTCCTATAATCAATGGGCGCTTTTTTTTGATGGCTGCGGCCTCTTGGCTAGCTGCCTTAACCGCTGACCTAAGCATTTCCTGGCCGCCTGATATATGCAAAGTAATCATTTTTACATTTAATCTGACTGCCTCTTTTACCGCGTTTGCAACGGTGTTAGGAATATCAAAAAATTTAAGGTCAAGAAAAACCTGACCACCTTTCTTGTTAATAAAATCTATTATTTTAGGCCCGCAAGAAGTAAACAATTGTATGCCTACTTTGAAAATCTTTACCGTAGGGTAAAGTTTGTTGACCCATTTTTTTGCCTCTTCATAGCTATCCAAATCTAAAGCGAGAATTAAATCGGTCTTCAAACTTCAAGCCCTCCTATAATAGATCTAACTGTTTTTATCTTGTTTTTCGACAGATATTCTTCTAAGCCGGAAATTATTTTTATTGCCGTATCGGGATAAACAAAGTTGGCTGTCCCTATGCTTACTGCGGTTGCCCCAGCAACAATAAATTCAAGGGCATCTGAAGTATTCATTATACCACCCATGCCTATAATGGGAAGTTTTATGTTATTGAATACCTCCCAGGCCATCCTTACAGCAATAGGCCTGATTGCAGGGCCGCTTAAACCCCCTGTAACAGAGGCTATCTTTGGCCTACGGGTATTTATATTAATACACATACCTGATAATGTGTTAATCAAAGAGATGGCATCACTGCCTGCGCTTTCGGCAGCCCTAGCTATATCAGAAATACAAGTAACATTCGGAGAAAGCTTGGTAATTATTACCTTTCTCGTTTTTCTACGCACAGCCTTAACTAATTCATAAGTAGCGCGCGCATCCTGACTGATAAGACTTAACCCTTCTGCCCCTTGATTCCTTGATTCCTTCTTAATATTAGGGCAAGATATGTTCAACTCTATTGCGGATATCTCTTTTACTTTGTCGAGCAACGAAGCTAATTCGACAAACTCTGAAGCATCTTTTTCCGAAGCAATGCTTACAATAACCGGGGCACCGGTGCTAAGCAGGTATTTAAGTTTATCCTTAATAAAGGCATCAACGCCCGGATTTTCCAGCCCTATAGAATTCAATAATCCCGATGGAGTCTCGCAAGTCCGGGGAGCAGGGTTCCCTTTACGGGGCTTTAACGTAATTGTTTTTGTAACGATAGCCCCGAGCCTGCTAAGGTCCATAAATCCCTCGAATTCCTCGGCATAACCGAAAGTGCCCGATGCCACCATAACCGGGTTCTTTAATTTAAGTTTTCCTATGTTTATGCGAAGGTCTGTCTTCATATTTACTTAATAAAAATCATACGTAAAGAAATAGCTAACAAGAATAAACCAAAAAGCCTTTTAAGCATTTGCTCTGGTATGTTCTGCACAAGACTTGCTCCAATGAGCCCTCCGATAATGAATCCTATACAAATAAACATGGCCATGCCAAGTTTCACATTGCCGCTATAATAATAACGCAGCGCAGCTAACAAGCCTATCGGCGGCACCATTATGGCCAAAGTTGTCCCTTGCGCCTGATGTTGTGTCAACCCAAAAAAGAATATTAACGCGGGTATAAGTATCGAACCTCCACCTATACCAAACATACCGCCTAATACCCCTGCTACAAGCCCTAATATAACATAAAATACCTGTAACATAAACCCTCCTTGAGCTACTTCCAAATTAATTCTTCGGCATTAAAAACAGGGCCGTCTTTACAAACCCGCCTATACCCTGTTTTAGTATCAACAACGCAACCCAAGCAGGCCCCGATACCGCAAGCCATATGCTCTTCCATTGAGACCTGCGCCGATATATTCATGCCGGATGAAATCCTGCTTATCTCTTTTAACATAGGCTTTGGGCCGCAGGCATATATTTTTGTATTGCGTATTGCGTATTGCGTATTGCGCAAAATATACTCTAATAACTCTGTAGCTTTTCCTTTAAACCCTCTTGAGCCGTCATCGGTAGCAATCTTAACAACGCAACCCAGCTTCTTAAACTCATCCTCGCATAATATTTGATTTTTTGACTTTGCCCCAATCAACACTAATACTCTATGTCTTTGCGACCGAAGGGAGTCCTGAGCGACTTGTGGTGAGCGAAGTCGAACCAAGTCGAAGGATGACTTTGTGACTTTATGACCTGTTATCTTTTCCGCAAGAAATAGTAACGGCGCAGTACCCATTCCTCCGGCGACAATGACTGTCGGCTGATAGCTGACGGCTGATAGCTGACGACTTATAGCTGACGGCTGATATTCAAATCCATTACCCAACGGGCCGATAATATTAATTCTTGCACCGCTTTTGATTTGGGATAACAACCCTGTACCTTTGCCTAAGGCCTCATAAAGGATAGTAAAGTTTCCGTTGCCCGCCTTGTGTATACTAAAAGGCCTTCTTAAAAAAGCCTCTTCCTTGCCGCTAATCATTACTTGCACAAAATGTCCCGGCCGGGCATATTTTGCGATAGAAACACAACTAAAGACGATTTTGTAATAATTTAACGCGATATGTTTATTAGATAATACTCTGGCCTCTGTTTGGAAAACTCGTTCCGTCATTTTTATTTTTGGCATTTTGCGCAGAAATAAGTACCCCTGCCCCCCAAAACGATTCTTTTAACCGGAGACTTACAGATAAAACATGGCTTGCCTTCTCTGCCATACACCTTATGATACCGCACATAATTACCGGGTTTCCCTGAAAGCCGCACATAATCATCTACTGATGAGCCCCCGTGTTTTATTGCATCGGACAAGACCCTTTTGACAGCATAAAAAAGCTCTGCCTTTTCTTTATCAATTAGGGCCATTGCCGGTTTACTCGGATTTATTTTAGCAAGAAATAGGCTTTCTGCGGCATAAAGGTTACCTATGCCGGAAATGAATTTTTGATCCATAAGCAGCGGTTTGATTTTAGTCTTTTTTTTAGCGAGCATATCCTTAAACTGGGTGAGAGTCAAATCAAATGGCTCCGGACCTAATTCTTTAATGTAACTTAGCTTATGCCAATCATCAAGCAGCCTTAATTCAGCAAATAACCTTTGATCGTTAAAATCAAGAACGGTGCCATCTGATAAATTAAAGCTGACCCTGCTTTTCTTTCCTCCGCCGGGATAAACCAGCTGGCCGGTCATTTTCAGATGGATCGTCAAAAATTTTCCATTAGACAGTTCCAGGATTAAAAGCTTTGCTTTACGTATTATATTTCTGATTACTGTATTTTCTATGCCTTTTTTAAATTCTTCCACCGATGGATAACGGATCACTAAAGGGTGATGTACGCATACCTCTTTAATTCTTTTGCCTAAAAGAGTTTTCTCTAAATCATTTTTGATTGTCTCTACTTCCGGCAATTCAGGCATTTTTCTCCAGCTGGCTTAACAAATACCCATAAACAATGAACCAAGATCTATAAATTTAAACCTTTTTTGTGTCTTTGTGACGTGTGACTTTGTGTCTAAATACTCTAATCTATTTCTATGAACTATCAACAATGAACTACCTTAACCCATACCTCTCTTGATCGCGGGCCATCACTTTCACAAAAATATATCCCCTGCCATGCACCTAAAGCCATCTCTCCGCCGGTGATAAAAATACTTAATGATGCCCCCAGCAGTGACGACCTTATATGACTGTCAGAATTACCCTCTGCGTGCTCATAAGGATAATCCTCGGGTATAAGTTTACTGAGTAAGCTTATGATATCTTTCCTGGCAGAAGGATCGGCATTTTCATTAATAGTAAGCCCCGCAGTTGTATGGGGGCAAAAAATAAAACAAATACCTTCTTTAACCCTGCTTACCGCTACGATTCTCTTGATTCGCTCGGTAATATCTAGCAGCTCAAATCTTTTATTTGTTTTTATGCTTAGTTTTTCCAACTTTTGCATCCCGATGGTAACCCTGCAACGATTTCACGCCCAGCTTCTTATTGAGTATCGTCTCTATACCGTTTACTGTGGCCTGAGCGCCTGATATTGTAGTGGTATAAGCAATATTATAATGAATGACATGCGATCTGATTTTTACCTCGTCTTTTCTCGGCATTCTTCCGGAAGGCGTATTTATTACAAGCTGTATTTTATTGTCTTTCATCAAGTCCAATATATTTGGCCTGCCTTCAGCTATTTTGTAAAGCACCTTCACGGCAATACCGCCCCGTTTCAATATTTGAGCTGTCCCGATGGTAGCAAATATATTAAATCCGAGTATCTTTAATTTTCTGGCAATGGGGACTATCGCAGTTTTATCTTTATCCCTGACTGAAATAAAGACATTCCCTTTACCCGGAAGGTTCTGGCCTGCGGCAAGCTGACTTTTAATATAAGCGCTTCCAAAATCATTATCTATGCCCATAACTTCGCCTGTTGACTTCATTTCCGGGCCCAAAGCAATATCAACTCCAGGGAAACGGTTAAAAGGGAATACCGATTCTTTTACTGCTACATGCCTCGGGATAATTTCTTTAGTAAAGCCCATATCTTTTAATGAAGAACCAACCATAATTTTTGTAGCCAGCTTAGCTAAAGGAATACCTATCGCCTTGGAGACAAAAGGCACCGTCCTGGATGCGCGGGGATTTACCTCCAGGACAAAAACCTTTGAATCTTTAACGGCATATTGCACATTCATCAGGCCTACTATTTTTAATTCTTTTGCCATCTTATATGTAGCTTCACGGATTTGGCTTAACACAGACGGTGACAGGCTAAATGATGGGATGGCCATCGCAGAATCACCTGAATGGATACCCGCTTCTTCTATATGCT
This genomic stretch from Candidatus Omnitrophota bacterium harbors:
- a CDS encoding carbamoyl-phosphate synthase large subunit, with translation MKEKRVIILGGGPNRIGQGIEFDYCCCHAAFALKEEGIKSIMVNCNPETVSTDYDTSDKLYFEPLTFEDISNIIEIEKPMGVIVQFGGQTPLNLAVSLRESGVNLLGTSADSIDIAEDRKRFQQMLKKLGIVQPENGTAFNFIEAREVARKIGYPVLVRPSYVLGGRAMEIVYEESTLEVFIKEAAKVSGEHPILIDKFLEDALEVDVDLIGDGKDFVIGGIMEHIEEAGIHSGDSAMAIPSFSLSPSVLSQIREATYKMAKELKIVGLMNVQYAVKDSKVFVLEVNPRASRTVPFVSKAIGIPLAKLATKIMVGSSLKDMGFTKEIIPRHVAVKESVFPFNRFPGVDIALGPEMKSTGEVMGIDNDFGSAYIKSQLAAGQNLPGKGNVFISVRDKDKTAIVPIARKLKILGFNIFATIGTAQILKRGGIAVKVLYKIAEGRPNILDLMKDNKIQLVINTPSGRMPRKDEVKIRSHVIHYNIAYTTTISGAQATVNGIETILNKKLGVKSLQGYHRDAKVGKTKHKNK